In Cervus canadensis isolate Bull #8, Minnesota chromosome 6, ASM1932006v1, whole genome shotgun sequence, one DNA window encodes the following:
- the DRD1 gene encoding D(1A) dopamine receptor: MRTLNTSAMEGTGLVAERDFSFRILTACFLSLLILSTLLGNTLVCAAVIRFRHLRSKVTNFFVISLAVSDLLVAVLVMPWKAVAEIAGFWPFGSFCNIWVAFDIMCSTASILNLCVISVDRYWAISSPFRYERKMTPKAAFILISVAWTLSVLISFIPVQLSWHKAKPTGPSEGNDTSLSKTINNCDSSLSRTYAISSSLISFYIPVAIMIVTYTRIYRIAQKQIRRISALERAAVHAKNCQTTTGNGNPMECSQPESSFKMSFKRETKVLKTLSVIMGVFVCCWLPFFILNCMVPFCGSGETKPFCIDSITFDVFVWFGWANSSLNPIIYAFNADFRKAFSTLLGCYRLCPTTNNAIETVSINNNGAVVFSSHHEPRGSISKDCNVVYLIPHAVGSSEDLKKEEAGGIVKPLEKLSPALSVILDYDTDVSLEKIQPITQNGQHPT, translated from the coding sequence ATGAGGACTCTCAACACCTCTGCCATGGAAGGCACCGGGCTGGTAGCGGAGAGGGACTTCTCCTTCCGCATTCTCACAGCCTGTTTCCTGTCACTGCTCATCCTGTCCACCCTCCTGGGGAACACGCTGGTCTGTGCCGCCGTGATCAGATTCCGCCACCTGCGATCCAAGGTGACCAACTTCTTCGTCATCTCCTTGGCTGTATCGGATCTCTTGGTGGCCGTCTTGGTCATGCCCTGGAAAGCAGTGGCCGAGATCGCTGGCTTCTGGCCCTTCGGGTCCTTCTGTAACATCTGGGTGGCCTTTGACATCATGTGCTCCACTGCATCCATCCTCAATCTCTGTGTGATCAGTGTGGACAGGTATTGGGCCATCTCTAGCCCCTTCCGGTATGAGAGGAAGATGACCCCCAAGGCAGCCTTCATTCTGATCAGTGTGGCATGGACTTTGTCTGTTCTTATCTCCTTCATCCCCGTGCAGCTCAGCTGGCACAAGGCAAAACCCACAGGTCCCTCCGAGGGGAATGACACTTCCCTGAGCAAGACCATCAACAACTGTGACTCCAGCTTGAGCAGGACAtatgccatttcatcctctctaaTAAGCTTTTACATCCCTGTGGCCATCATGATTGTCACCTACACCAGGATCTACAGGATTGCCCAGAAACAAATACGGCGCATCTCAGCCTTGGAGAGGGCAGCAGTCCATGCCAAGAACTGCCAGACCACTACAGGTAACGGAAACCCCATGGAATGTTCTCAACCAGAAAGCTCCTTTAAGATGTCCTTCAAAAGAGAGACTAAAGTTCTGAAGACCCTGTCGGTGATCATGGGGGTGTTTGTGTGCTGCTGGCTCCCTTTCTTCATCTTGAACTGCATGGTGCCCTTCTGTGGGTCTGGAGAGACCAAGCCCTTCTGCATCGATTCCATCACCTTCGACGTGTTTGTGTGGTTCGGGTGGGCTAATTCCTCCTTGAACCCCATCATTTATGCCTTTAATGCTGATTTTCGGAAGGCATTTTCCACCCTCTTAGGATGCTACAGGCTTTGCCCGACGACGAATAATGCCATAGAGACGGTTAGCATCAATAACAACGGGGCTGTGGTGTTTTCCAGCCATCACGAGCCTCGGGGTTCCATCTCCAAAGACTGCAATGTGGTGTAtctgatcccacatgctgtgggctcCTCTGAGGACCTGAAGAAGGAAGAGGCAGGGGGAATAGTCAAGCCCTTGGAGAAGCTGTCCCCAGCCCTGTCTGTCATTTTGGACTATGACACTGATGTCTCTCTGGAGAAGATCCAGCCCATCACACAAAATGGGCAGCACCCGACCTGA